In Phormidium yuhuli AB48, one genomic interval encodes:
- a CDS encoding response regulator — protein MDYLHPQKIWQRWRQRHQSGWRPRNLLVYALFGSLAVGVSVTAWVSYQLVRELLLKNISQGAINQIREGGQELEDWFNNKQDYLETLANSPTLRSGNWEQIQPYLAWEVERLDSLVSLAIANPEGEFVNYQQQTGYMADRPHFHAAMKEGRISFSDPIIGRALGEPLIGFAVPLWSNPEDPQLPPRAALIGGLSIEHSIKTLNRIEYGDNSYAIAFDSQNNPVTHLGFEEHLPASLELSSPQIIQEFTSLVTADLNPEVLQSGTLNGEPIYFTNHRIDSLNWTVTLIIPQENIETQLESLNWLAGVLGVILAIATILAGRQINYGEQSRARAEREAILNGLTSRLHTSLDLDKTLPPTLEELTDLLVFDAIAFGRYNRSQQSLHLAHRYPQDSSLFADSSYFESADPKKDLDSQLRNGETLTLIRQPQGESITLHQGHYSAFPVINRLGTPGYLLCHHSLPIPINENEEELMQRVVAQLSIALTQAHLHAETQRAVISLEREQQQLRQVVTNAPVAMAMFDRDMCYLAYSDKLLSDYHLQGIDLLGKSLYEVLPDLPSDRHQAHQAALQGQVISEPEVVWLREDGETVYLRSAIHPWYDGNGAIGGVITVTDRIDDLVKARLEAERAAQFKAEFLANMSHEIRTPMNGVMGMTSLLSRTELNRQQRDYVSMISRSAQHLLTLINDILDFSKLEAGEMELDAIDFDLDRCIEDIVDVMATQVEDKSGVELATLIDPDVPRHLRGDPARLRQVLLNLVGNAIKFTARGEVVIQAALQSENHHSATIRFAVRDTGIGIAKEAQQKLFQSFSQVDASTTRQYGGTGLGLAISQQLVHLMNGEIGVESVEGIGSIFWFTVPLELADSTPSSSLPQMPLNISRLRLLVAAENATTRQSVRYLVQSWGITQITEVGTGTNALETLKESAERSQPYNVLILDLQLSDIDRENFLNEIRAYPLLRATKIVVMSNFKDRATAEAFLEEGAAASYFLKPVRASRLFDALITAVAPQLHLERDPESDTGFFDPELPLPSKRFSHLNLMVVEDHPTNQQVIISQLQELGAVQIDCASNGEEALKLWSHNSYDLIFMDCQMPVLDGYEATRELRRREAQKNSQNHQGHHTIIIALTAHAMPTDREQCLEAGMDDYIPKPVDWDVLLATLERWTNTPEQRRDRSSTEAEFVTISHSTGDLRSQARSGTPAPVMSKTSSQPSTLKSPQNPQSLKDEVTEPQLCTEKTDMNPEYPGTSSPLNLERLTRVSRGNVSLQKRLLKAFIEATDADLETLKIALDEQDSDRLMEMAHRIKGAAANVGATLMSERSADLEAAAKENDFEAVEAHLQGLMMQWQHIHQFMETLELS, from the coding sequence ATGGACTACCTACACCCTCAAAAAATCTGGCAGCGTTGGCGGCAACGACATCAATCAGGGTGGCGTCCCCGTAACTTACTCGTGTATGCGCTGTTTGGCAGCCTAGCGGTGGGGGTGAGCGTAACGGCCTGGGTCAGTTACCAACTGGTGCGTGAGTTGCTCCTCAAAAATATCAGTCAGGGTGCCATCAACCAGATTCGCGAAGGAGGGCAGGAACTCGAAGATTGGTTTAACAACAAGCAGGACTACCTAGAAACCCTGGCGAATAGCCCAACCCTGCGGTCAGGAAATTGGGAGCAAATCCAACCCTACTTAGCCTGGGAAGTAGAGCGTCTCGATTCCTTGGTTAGCCTCGCCATTGCCAATCCTGAGGGAGAGTTTGTCAATTATCAACAACAAACTGGGTACATGGCTGACCGTCCCCACTTCCATGCGGCGATGAAAGAGGGGCGTATCAGCTTCAGTGATCCGATTATTGGCCGCGCCCTGGGTGAACCCCTAATTGGCTTTGCGGTCCCCCTCTGGAGTAATCCAGAAGACCCTCAACTCCCCCCACGGGCTGCCTTAATCGGGGGGCTAAGTATTGAGCACTCTATTAAGACCCTCAATCGCATTGAATATGGTGATAACAGTTATGCGATCGCCTTTGACTCTCAGAACAACCCGGTTACGCATCTCGGGTTCGAAGAGCATTTGCCTGCATCCCTAGAACTCAGTTCACCTCAGATTATCCAAGAATTTACCTCCCTGGTCACAGCCGACTTAAACCCCGAGGTCCTGCAATCCGGGACCCTCAACGGTGAGCCTATCTATTTTACAAACCATCGTATTGACTCTCTCAACTGGACTGTTACTCTGATCATTCCTCAGGAGAACATTGAAACGCAACTCGAATCCCTCAATTGGCTAGCCGGCGTCCTTGGGGTCATCTTGGCCATCGCGACAATTCTAGCAGGACGACAAATCAATTATGGCGAACAATCCCGAGCCCGCGCGGAACGGGAAGCCATCCTCAATGGACTCACCAGTCGCCTACATACTTCCCTGGATCTCGATAAAACATTACCCCCAACCCTAGAAGAACTCACGGATTTACTCGTCTTTGATGCGATCGCCTTTGGCCGGTACAACCGCTCTCAGCAATCTCTACATCTGGCCCACCGTTATCCCCAAGACAGTTCTCTATTTGCGGACAGTAGTTATTTTGAGTCTGCCGATCCCAAGAAAGATCTCGATAGCCAGCTGCGTAATGGTGAAACCCTGACTCTTATTCGTCAACCACAAGGGGAATCTATCACCCTGCATCAGGGTCATTACTCTGCCTTCCCCGTTATCAATCGCTTAGGAACCCCGGGATATCTGTTGTGTCATCATAGTCTGCCCATTCCCATTAATGAAAATGAGGAGGAGTTAATGCAGCGAGTGGTGGCACAACTGTCCATCGCCCTAACCCAAGCTCATCTCCATGCGGAAACCCAGCGAGCCGTGATTTCTCTGGAACGAGAACAACAGCAACTGCGGCAAGTCGTGACGAATGCTCCTGTGGCCATGGCCATGTTTGACCGAGATATGTGTTACCTGGCGTACAGCGACAAGTTGCTCAGTGACTATCATCTCCAAGGTATTGACCTTTTAGGCAAGTCTCTCTACGAGGTGTTGCCCGATTTACCTAGCGATCGCCATCAGGCCCATCAAGCGGCCTTGCAGGGTCAGGTGATTAGTGAGCCGGAAGTCGTTTGGCTACGGGAAGACGGGGAAACCGTCTATCTGCGATCGGCCATTCACCCCTGGTATGACGGGAATGGGGCCATTGGTGGCGTGATTACTGTGACCGATCGCATTGATGACTTAGTGAAAGCCCGTCTAGAAGCAGAACGCGCGGCCCAATTCAAAGCCGAGTTCCTAGCCAATATGAGTCATGAAATTCGTACCCCCATGAATGGGGTTATGGGAATGACCAGTCTCCTCAGTCGGACTGAGTTGAACCGACAACAGCGGGATTATGTCTCGATGATTTCCCGCAGTGCTCAACATCTCCTGACTCTCATCAATGACATTCTCGATTTCTCTAAGCTCGAAGCTGGAGAAATGGAACTCGATGCCATTGATTTTGACTTAGATCGCTGCATTGAGGATATTGTCGATGTTATGGCGACCCAGGTAGAGGATAAAAGCGGGGTGGAACTGGCGACCTTAATTGATCCCGATGTTCCCCGCCATCTCCGAGGAGATCCGGCTCGCTTGCGCCAAGTGTTACTCAATTTGGTTGGCAATGCTATTAAGTTCACCGCACGGGGTGAAGTGGTGATTCAGGCGGCCCTACAGTCGGAGAATCATCATTCAGCTACGATTCGTTTTGCGGTGCGCGATACAGGAATTGGCATTGCTAAAGAGGCTCAGCAGAAACTGTTTCAGTCCTTTTCCCAAGTGGATGCCTCAACCACCCGCCAGTATGGTGGAACGGGGTTAGGGTTAGCCATCTCTCAGCAATTAGTTCATCTGATGAATGGGGAGATTGGCGTTGAAAGTGTTGAGGGGATTGGCTCAATTTTTTGGTTCACTGTTCCTCTGGAGTTGGCCGATTCCACCCCCTCCTCGTCTTTGCCACAAATGCCCCTGAATATCAGTCGCCTGCGGCTGTTGGTGGCGGCAGAAAATGCCACCACTCGCCAGTCGGTGCGTTATTTAGTTCAGTCTTGGGGGATTACTCAAATTACGGAAGTGGGGACGGGAACCAATGCCCTGGAAACCTTGAAGGAGTCAGCGGAGCGATCGCAACCCTACAATGTGCTAATTTTAGATTTACAACTGTCTGACATTGACCGAGAAAACTTCCTCAACGAAATTCGTGCCTATCCCCTGTTACGAGCGACTAAAATTGTTGTGATGAGTAACTTTAAGGATCGGGCCACCGCTGAGGCCTTCCTAGAAGAGGGAGCCGCAGCCAGCTATTTTCTCAAGCCAGTGCGGGCTTCGAGGCTATTTGACGCTCTGATTACCGCTGTCGCCCCTCAACTTCATCTGGAACGAGATCCCGAGAGTGATACGGGATTTTTTGACCCGGAATTACCCCTGCCCTCAAAACGGTTTTCTCACCTTAACCTAATGGTGGTCGAAGATCATCCCACCAACCAACAGGTGATTATTTCCCAACTGCAAGAACTTGGGGCTGTGCAAATTGACTGTGCCAGTAATGGCGAAGAAGCCTTAAAACTTTGGAGTCATAACTCTTATGACTTGATTTTCATGGATTGTCAAATGCCGGTTCTCGATGGCTATGAAGCTACCCGTGAGTTGCGTCGTCGGGAGGCCCAAAAGAACAGCCAGAATCATCAGGGCCACCATACCATCATTATTGCCTTAACGGCCCATGCTATGCCCACCGACCGAGAACAATGTCTGGAAGCAGGAATGGATGACTATATCCCCAAACCCGTCGATTGGGATGTTTTACTGGCCACCCTCGAACGTTGGACAAATACTCCTGAGCAGCGGCGCGATCGCTCGTCAACTGAAGCTGAATTTGTTACCATAAGCCACAGTACGGGCGACCTGAGATCACAAGCGCGTTCTGGTACTCCAGCACCGGTCATGAGCAAGACCTCATCCCAACCCTCAACTCTCAAGAGTCCTCAGAATCCTCAGAGTTTGAAAGATGAGGTCACCGAGCCTCAGTTGTGTACGGAGAAAACGGACATGAACCCAGAGTACCCTGGTACATCAAGCCCTTTAAATTTAGAGCGCCTAACGCGGGTCTCTCGGGGCAATGTATCCTTACAAAAACGCCTATTGAAAGCATTTATTGAGGCCACCGATGCAGATTTAGAGACATTAAAAATTGCTTTAGATGAGCAAGATAGCGATCGCCTCATGGAAATGGCTCATAGAATTAAAGGGGCGGCGGCTAATGTGGGGGCAACTCTAATGTCTGAGCGCTCAGCGGACTTAGAAGCCGCTGCCAAGGAGAACGATTTTGAGGCAGTTGAGGCTCATCTCCAAGGGCTGATGATGCAATGGCAACACATCCATCAGTTTATGGAAACCCTAGAGTTATCATGA
- a CDS encoding response regulator, with protein MATILVIDDEITTQLVLQDLLESEGHEVLIANDGKQGWDLASQHCPNLIICDWMMPELNGVDLCRRVKAKAKLEATFFILLTAREHLDDRVCGLNAGADDFISKPIETEELLARVRSGLRLNHLNQQLTKSLHDLQAAQVQLVQSEKMSSLGRLVGGVAHEINNPISFIYGNLSHIKNYTGDISRLIQQIRDDENFSREQLLSALEEIDFEFVMADLEKMLGSMKEGSERIREIVIALREFSSQERSGIHQIDLHHALDLALSMLQPRLHNTQGRISVMPIEKNYEELPNIEGDIGLINQALFNVLENAIDAMSEKAQVCKHDESWTPSLSIITRSLDPDWIEVEIVDNGVGIDSHLNGKVFDPFFTTKPVGQGKGLGLAVAYQIIVQQHSGKLSYDSHSNRGTRFFVHLPVRQPLTQSQVQTRNSGIPKSLSEQTQAIPMIR; from the coding sequence ATGGCTACTATTTTAGTGATTGATGATGAGATTACAACTCAGCTAGTTCTGCAAGACCTCCTTGAAAGCGAAGGTCATGAGGTGCTCATAGCCAATGACGGCAAACAAGGCTGGGACTTAGCGAGTCAGCATTGTCCCAATCTCATTATTTGTGATTGGATGATGCCCGAACTCAACGGCGTTGACCTCTGCCGTCGGGTGAAAGCCAAAGCTAAACTAGAAGCCACATTTTTTATTCTCCTAACCGCTCGCGAACATCTCGATGACCGTGTTTGTGGTTTAAATGCAGGTGCTGATGACTTTATTTCGAAACCCATTGAAACGGAAGAACTTCTAGCCCGAGTTCGCTCTGGATTACGGTTGAATCATCTCAATCAACAATTGACAAAATCTTTACATGATTTGCAAGCGGCCCAAGTTCAACTTGTACAAAGTGAAAAAATGTCAAGTTTGGGACGCTTGGTGGGAGGTGTTGCCCATGAAATCAACAATCCCATTAGTTTTATTTATGGCAATCTCAGTCATATTAAAAACTATACCGGAGATATTTCTCGCCTAATTCAACAGATTCGTGATGATGAAAATTTTTCCCGAGAACAACTTTTGAGTGCCCTCGAAGAAATTGATTTTGAATTTGTGATGGCAGATTTAGAGAAAATGCTCGGTTCTATGAAGGAAGGGTCAGAGCGAATTCGAGAAATTGTCATTGCCCTACGGGAGTTTTCCAGTCAGGAGCGTAGTGGGATTCATCAAATTGACCTACACCATGCTCTCGATCTGGCCTTGTCCATGTTACAGCCCCGTCTCCACAATACTCAAGGCCGCATCTCCGTCATGCCCATTGAGAAAAATTATGAGGAACTCCCGAACATTGAAGGTGATATTGGCTTAATCAACCAAGCTCTGTTTAATGTCTTAGAAAATGCCATTGATGCCATGTCTGAAAAAGCACAAGTCTGCAAACATGATGAGAGTTGGACGCCAAGCCTATCAATTATTACCCGCTCTCTAGACCCCGATTGGATTGAAGTGGAAATTGTGGATAACGGCGTGGGGATTGATTCGCATCTTAACGGCAAGGTATTCGATCCCTTTTTCACCACTAAACCTGTTGGACAGGGCAAAGGATTAGGCTTAGCTGTCGCCTATCAAATCATTGTTCAACAGCATAGTGGAAAACTCAGCTATGACTCCCACTCCAATCGAGGAACTCGGTTCTTTGTTCACCTACCGGTGAGGCAACCCCTGACCCAATCTCAAGTGCAGACGCGGAATTCTGGTATCCCAAAGTCCCTATCTGAGCAGACACAAGCGATTCCCATGATTCGTTAG
- the rpmB gene encoding 50S ribosomal protein L28: MARRCQVSGKKANNAYAVSHSHRRTKRLQEANLQWKRFWWPQGNRWVRLRVSTKMIKTIQRKGLAMVAKEAGLDLNKF; this comes from the coding sequence ATGGCACGTCGATGCCAAGTCAGTGGAAAAAAAGCCAACAACGCCTATGCGGTGTCCCACTCCCACCGTCGCACCAAACGGCTTCAGGAAGCCAACCTGCAATGGAAACGCTTTTGGTGGCCCCAAGGCAACCGCTGGGTGCGCCTACGGGTTTCCACCAAGATGATCAAAACCATTCAACGCAAGGGTCTGGCAATGGTCGCCAAGGAAGCGGGACTGGACTTAAACAAGTTCTAA
- a CDS encoding RuBisCO accumulation factor 1: MTEHKPEPQKLADEEVREMLRSLRHKEGNWIHWGKLCKQLQDAGYAAADIFEETGIEALVQNQVIVAAQVYDSLIEGEAAPEVLAYCEGPRSDVLYELRILNQRQRVEAATLAAQKRLDVDGAHRLSHDIKAVACLAQIPEGFSRHPGDAVAYQCWKQARRQRDLSQRARLIGEGLRFAETETARQQLETLLQNLTAPAPRQAPLLPLYRPESSEELPRLLPFAGEMPLTAAEIEAVGAIAPEEPFQITRLPSDSACVPVPGWQVVLKARDPVAFLTSSESLPNSAGGVRERVIVAIDRGQRDWDENSYFLVQEGQQVRLAWFEETPNLTILGQLLLVLRPKRILDEGNITEPWQMDD, from the coding sequence ATGACTGAACACAAGCCTGAGCCACAAAAACTAGCGGATGAGGAGGTTCGTGAGATGTTGCGATCGCTCCGTCATAAGGAAGGGAATTGGATTCACTGGGGTAAACTCTGCAAGCAACTCCAGGATGCCGGCTATGCAGCAGCGGATATTTTTGAGGAGACGGGGATTGAGGCCCTGGTTCAGAATCAGGTGATTGTCGCAGCTCAAGTCTATGACAGTCTTATTGAGGGTGAGGCCGCGCCGGAGGTGTTGGCGTACTGTGAGGGGCCCCGCAGTGATGTTCTCTATGAGTTGCGGATTCTCAACCAGCGGCAACGGGTGGAAGCGGCGACCTTGGCGGCCCAGAAACGCCTGGATGTGGATGGGGCCCATCGTCTGAGTCATGATATCAAGGCCGTGGCCTGTCTGGCTCAGATTCCCGAGGGGTTTAGCCGTCATCCGGGGGATGCGGTGGCCTATCAATGTTGGAAACAGGCCAGACGGCAGCGGGACTTGTCTCAACGGGCCCGGTTGATTGGTGAGGGATTGCGTTTTGCTGAAACCGAGACCGCCCGTCAACAGTTGGAGACCCTGTTACAGAATTTGACGGCCCCCGCTCCGCGTCAAGCGCCTCTACTCCCATTATATCGCCCAGAAAGTAGTGAGGAGTTACCGCGCCTGTTGCCCTTTGCTGGGGAGATGCCTCTGACGGCCGCTGAGATTGAAGCCGTGGGGGCGATCGCCCCGGAAGAGCCGTTCCAGATTACCCGGCTTCCCAGTGACAGTGCCTGCGTTCCCGTTCCCGGTTGGCAGGTAGTCTTAAAGGCTCGGGACCCAGTGGCATTTTTAACCTCCAGCGAGAGTTTACCCAACTCCGCCGGGGGCGTTCGGGAGAGGGTGATTGTTGCTATTGACCGGGGGCAACGGGATTGGGATGAAAACAGTTATTTCCTAGTGCAAGAGGGGCAGCAGGTTCGCTTGGCTTGGTTTGAGGAGACCCCGAATCTGACGATTTTGGGCCAGTTGTTACTGGTGTTGCGTCCCAAGCGAATTTTGGATGAGGGGAATATCACCGAGCCTTGGCAGATGGATGATTGA
- a CDS encoding BMC domain-containing protein, with the protein MSQTPLSRIPASVPKQRKRLKYQDTALGMVSTRSFPAIVGTADMMVKSADVILVGYEKIGAGYCTAIVRGRYPDVRLAVEEGAKTAEQFGQLISKSTIARPMPNLEVVFPLGSRLVELCNQQRGYSRLSNRAIGLLETRGFPAMVGGADAMLKSADVQLAAYETIGDGLCTAIVRGTVANVAVAIEAGMHEAERIGELHAVMVIPRLLEDLENVLPVASYWLDEMEQPLPVLVSSPVETEPAKPIALPALEKVPVEIEDPLQHPREEEIEELIAEPLPAPRQDPPDFELD; encoded by the coding sequence ATGTCTCAGACCCCTCTCAGCCGCATTCCTGCTTCTGTTCCCAAACAACGGAAACGCCTTAAGTACCAAGATACCGCCCTAGGCATGGTATCAACTCGTAGTTTCCCGGCGATTGTCGGTACGGCTGACATGATGGTCAAGTCCGCCGATGTGATTCTCGTCGGCTACGAGAAGATTGGCGCGGGGTATTGCACCGCCATTGTACGAGGGCGCTATCCTGATGTCCGCCTGGCAGTGGAAGAAGGAGCCAAAACCGCCGAACAGTTTGGACAACTGATCTCCAAATCAACGATTGCCCGTCCCATGCCGAACCTGGAAGTGGTCTTCCCTCTCGGTAGCCGCTTAGTGGAACTGTGCAACCAACAACGGGGCTATTCCCGCCTCAGTAACCGGGCCATCGGCCTACTGGAAACCCGAGGCTTTCCGGCCATGGTGGGGGGTGCAGATGCAATGCTGAAATCAGCGGATGTACAACTGGCCGCCTATGAAACCATCGGTGATGGCCTCTGTACCGCGATTGTTCGAGGAACTGTGGCCAATGTGGCCGTGGCGATTGAAGCGGGGATGCACGAAGCCGAACGCATTGGCGAACTGCACGCCGTGATGGTCATTCCCCGACTGTTAGAAGACTTAGAAAACGTCTTACCAGTCGCCAGCTACTGGCTGGATGAGATGGAACAACCCTTACCTGTTCTCGTCTCCTCGCCGGTGGAAACGGAACCGGCCAAACCCATTGCATTACCAGCGTTGGAAAAAGTTCCCGTGGAAATTGAAGACCCCCTGCAACACCCGAGGGAAGAAGAGATTGAAGAACTCATTGCTGAACCTCTACCTGCCCCCAGACAAGACCCGCCGGACTTCGAGCTAGACTAA